From the Skermanella rosea genome, one window contains:
- a CDS encoding Na+/H+ antiporter, protein MEILEILLGLLAACVALALVARRLDVPFAVVLVLGGMALALVPGLPEVELDPQLALVLFLPPLLQASAYRTDWPAFRSNLRPILLLAVGGVLFTAVVVAATAKWLVPDLSWPAALALGAIVAPPDAVAAASVLKSFRIPKRLVVVLEGESLLNDASSLVLYRFAVGATMAGAVSFGEASLSFVTSAVGGAVVGYLAGRAAMWIFTHLEDTLLDILVSFLAGFAAYLVAEHVHVSGVLAAVTCGLILGRRQHAAFTARTRLEMLAVWGFVEFVLTALVFVLIGLQLRGILERLEHYDWVHLAGLGVAVSAALIVSRFAWVFPGTWLPRALSPGLRERDPMPPWSHPTILSWAGMRGVVSLAAALALPAGFPERDIIIYLAFCAILATLVLQGTTLGPLIRRLGVSEPDAEPANPTVTPEAISARSDATVAAMDAVSEKLDDPEQAALADELLRDLQHRAHRVDQFRRDAETGRQRFAAQLGLRLTAIEAARAKLLSDHRDELEGDAMAVLIAELDLEEQQIRIALGQSN, encoded by the coding sequence ATGGAAATCCTCGAAATCCTGCTCGGCCTGCTGGCCGCCTGCGTTGCCCTCGCCCTCGTGGCCCGGCGGCTGGACGTGCCCTTCGCGGTCGTGCTGGTGCTGGGCGGCATGGCGCTGGCCCTGGTCCCGGGCCTGCCGGAAGTCGAGCTGGACCCGCAGCTGGCCCTGGTCCTGTTCCTGCCGCCGCTGCTCCAGGCCAGCGCCTACCGCACGGACTGGCCGGCGTTCCGCTCCAACCTCCGGCCGATCCTGCTGCTCGCGGTCGGCGGCGTGCTGTTCACCGCGGTGGTCGTCGCTGCGACGGCCAAGTGGCTGGTGCCCGACCTGTCCTGGCCGGCGGCCCTGGCGCTGGGCGCGATCGTCGCCCCGCCCGACGCGGTCGCGGCGGCCTCCGTGCTGAAGAGCTTCCGGATCCCGAAGCGGCTGGTCGTCGTGCTCGAAGGGGAAAGCCTGCTCAACGACGCCTCCTCCCTGGTGCTCTACCGCTTCGCGGTCGGCGCCACCATGGCGGGCGCCGTCTCCTTCGGCGAGGCGTCGCTGTCCTTCGTGACCTCGGCGGTCGGCGGGGCCGTGGTCGGCTACCTGGCCGGCCGGGCCGCCATGTGGATCTTCACCCATCTGGAAGACACCCTCCTCGACATCCTGGTCTCGTTCCTGGCCGGCTTCGCGGCCTATCTCGTGGCGGAGCATGTCCATGTCTCCGGCGTGCTGGCGGCGGTGACCTGCGGCCTGATCCTGGGCCGGCGGCAGCACGCCGCCTTCACCGCGCGCACCCGGCTGGAGATGCTGGCCGTCTGGGGCTTCGTCGAATTCGTGCTGACCGCCCTGGTCTTCGTGCTGATCGGCCTTCAGCTCCGCGGCATCCTGGAACGGCTGGAGCATTACGACTGGGTCCATCTCGCCGGCCTCGGCGTCGCCGTGTCGGCGGCCCTGATCGTCAGCCGCTTCGCCTGGGTCTTCCCCGGCACCTGGCTGCCGCGCGCCCTGTCCCCGGGCCTCCGGGAGCGGGACCCGATGCCGCCCTGGAGCCACCCGACCATCCTGTCCTGGGCCGGCATGCGCGGCGTGGTCAGCCTGGCGGCGGCCCTGGCCCTGCCGGCCGGCTTCCCGGAGCGCGACATCATCATCTACCTGGCGTTCTGCGCGATCCTGGCGACCCTGGTGCTCCAGGGCACCACGCTCGGCCCGCTGATCCGCCGCCTGGGCGTCAGCGAGCCCGACGCCGAACCCGCGAACCCCACGGTCACGCCGGAGGCGATCTCCGCCCGCAGCGACGCGACCGTCGCCGCGATGGACGCGGTCAGCGAGAAGCTGGACGATCCGGAGCAGGCGGCCTTGGCCGACGAGCTCCTGCGCGACCTCCAGCACCGGGCGCACCGGGTCGACCAGTTCCGACGCGACGCCGAGACCGGCCGCCAGCGCTTCGCGGCCCAGCTCGGACTGCGGCTGACCGCGATCGAGGCGGCCCGGGCCAAGCTGCTGTCCGACCACAGGGACGAGCTGGAAGGCGACGCCATGGCGGTGCTGATCGCCGAACTGGACCTGGAGGAACAGCAGATCAGGATCGCGCTGGGACAATCCAACTGA
- a CDS encoding zinc-dependent alcohol dehydrogenase, with translation MKAVVFHGVGDIRLDDVPEPKIQDPTDAIVEITASAICGTDLHMIRGTMPGMQPGTILGHEGVGVVREVGAEVRNFKPGDRVVIPSTIGCGSCNYCRSGYFAQCDEANPNGKLAGTSFFGGPKETGPFDGLQAEYARVPHANVGLVRLPDNVTDDQAIMLSDIYPTGYFGADIAEIRDGDVVAVFGCGPVGLFAILSAYQFGAARVIAVDGIPSRLDMARKLGAEIVNYNDEDPVEVIRSLTGGSGADRVIDAVGVDSERPKVGPASGQAEQQAGQFEKERQQIAPETNTDGKVFKPGDAPSQAGTWAVQACAKAGTLSIIGVYPQTDQFFPIGMAMNKNLTLTMGNCNHRKYVPTLVGMVESGAIDPISVLTNVEPMTDVLTAYREFDQRKPGWVKVELVPGV, from the coding sequence ATGAAAGCGGTTGTATTTCATGGCGTAGGCGACATTCGTCTGGATGACGTTCCCGAGCCGAAGATCCAGGATCCCACGGACGCGATCGTCGAGATCACGGCCAGCGCCATCTGCGGCACCGACCTCCACATGATCCGGGGCACCATGCCGGGCATGCAGCCCGGCACCATCCTGGGCCACGAGGGGGTCGGCGTCGTCCGGGAAGTCGGCGCCGAGGTGCGCAACTTCAAACCCGGCGACCGGGTCGTGATCCCCTCCACCATCGGGTGCGGCTCCTGCAACTACTGCCGCTCCGGCTATTTCGCCCAGTGCGACGAGGCCAATCCCAACGGCAAGCTGGCCGGAACGTCCTTCTTCGGCGGCCCGAAGGAGACCGGCCCGTTCGACGGGTTGCAGGCGGAATATGCCCGCGTGCCGCACGCCAATGTCGGCCTGGTCCGGCTTCCGGACAACGTCACGGACGACCAGGCGATCATGCTTTCCGACATCTACCCGACGGGCTATTTCGGCGCCGACATCGCGGAGATCCGCGACGGCGACGTGGTCGCGGTGTTCGGCTGCGGCCCGGTGGGACTGTTCGCCATCCTCAGCGCCTACCAGTTCGGCGCGGCCCGCGTGATCGCGGTCGACGGCATTCCGTCCCGGCTTGACATGGCGCGCAAGCTGGGAGCCGAGATCGTCAACTACAACGATGAGGACCCGGTCGAGGTGATCCGCAGCCTGACCGGCGGGTCCGGCGCCGACCGGGTGATCGACGCCGTCGGCGTGGACAGCGAACGGCCGAAGGTCGGCCCGGCCTCCGGGCAGGCGGAGCAGCAGGCGGGGCAGTTCGAGAAGGAGCGGCAGCAGATCGCGCCGGAGACCAACACCGACGGCAAGGTCTTCAAGCCGGGCGACGCGCCGTCGCAGGCCGGCACCTGGGCGGTCCAAGCCTGTGCCAAGGCCGGCACGCTGTCGATCATCGGCGTCTATCCGCAGACCGACCAGTTCTTCCCGATCGGCATGGCGATGAACAAGAACCTGACCCTGACCATGGGCAACTGCAACCACCGGAAATACGTCCCCACGCTGGTCGGCATGGTGGAGTCCGGCGCGATCGACCCGATCAGCGTCCTGACCAACGTCGAGCCCATGACCGACGTGCTCACGGCCTACCGGGAGTTCGACCAGCGCAAGCCGGGATGGGTCAAGGTCGAGCTGGTGCCCGGCGTCTAG
- a CDS encoding helix-turn-helix domain-containing protein, with the protein MRSDGITRVVRNPGDPLPETGTDWARVDALTEEEVHAAALSDPDAQPLRAERLAAMRRVVNVKKLRERPGLTQQTFAETYGIPVGTLRDWEQRRKHPAAPARAYLEVIDADPERIAALRRVM; encoded by the coding sequence ATGAGGAGCGACGGTATCACCAGGGTCGTCCGTAACCCCGGCGACCCGCTGCCCGAGACGGGCACCGATTGGGCGCGGGTGGATGCCCTGACCGAGGAAGAGGTCCACGCCGCAGCGCTGTCGGACCCCGACGCGCAGCCGCTGAGGGCCGAACGCCTGGCGGCGATGCGCCGGGTCGTGAACGTCAAGAAGTTGCGTGAGCGACCCGGCCTGACGCAGCAGACGTTCGCCGAGACTTACGGCATCCCCGTCGGAACGCTGCGGGACTGGGAACAACGCCGGAAGCACCCCGCCGCGCCGGCCAGGGCTTACCTGGAGGTCATCGACGCCGATCCGGAGCGGATCGCGGCCCTTCGCAGGGTCATGTGA
- the hflX gene encoding GTPase HflX encodes MGSQYRNADRRDRNSRALIIHPVLQAEAQTRSPEACLEEAAGLARAIDLEVAHARTVKVNRPQPATLLGGGTVAELAALVADADEQGEPIDLVVVDHALSPVQQRNLERELKAKVIDRTGLILEIFGARARTREGQLQVELAALSYQRSRLVRSWTHLERQRGGFGFIGGPGESQLEIDRRLIGDRIVKLKRQLEEVRRTRGLHRKARARVPYPVVALVGYTNAGKSTLFNRMSGADAFAKDLLFATLDPAMRSIRLPSGSKVIVSDTVGFISDLPTSLVAAFRATLEEVQSADIILHVRDVAHPDTEAQKADVEAILKDLDIDPETDPRVVEVLNKIDLLEPAERDAVLVRNGGAAAVPVSAVTGEGLDRLFEVLDGHRTAGRQVIDVDVDLADGATLSWLYARGEVLDRRDDEGQAHLRVAMEPAHLARFAGMAGQAARA; translated from the coding sequence ATGGGAAGTCAGTATCGTAACGCCGACCGGCGCGACCGCAACAGCCGCGCCCTCATCATTCATCCCGTGCTCCAGGCCGAGGCGCAGACGCGCTCGCCGGAAGCCTGCCTGGAGGAGGCCGCCGGCCTCGCCCGGGCGATCGACCTGGAGGTGGCGCACGCCCGCACGGTCAAGGTCAACCGGCCGCAGCCGGCCACCCTGCTGGGCGGCGGCACCGTGGCCGAACTGGCGGCGCTGGTCGCCGACGCCGACGAGCAAGGCGAGCCGATCGACCTGGTGGTCGTCGACCACGCGCTGTCGCCCGTGCAGCAGCGCAACCTGGAACGGGAGCTGAAGGCCAAGGTGATCGACCGCACCGGCCTGATCCTGGAGATCTTCGGCGCCCGCGCCCGGACCCGCGAGGGTCAGCTCCAGGTCGAGCTGGCGGCGCTGAGCTACCAGCGTTCGCGGCTGGTCCGGTCCTGGACCCACTTGGAGCGGCAGCGCGGCGGCTTCGGCTTCATCGGCGGTCCCGGTGAAAGCCAGCTGGAGATCGACCGCCGGCTGATCGGCGACCGCATCGTCAAGCTGAAGCGTCAGCTGGAGGAGGTCCGCCGGACCCGCGGGTTGCACCGCAAGGCGCGCGCCCGGGTGCCCTATCCGGTGGTGGCGCTGGTGGGATACACCAACGCCGGCAAGTCCACGCTGTTCAACCGCATGAGCGGGGCCGACGCGTTCGCCAAGGACCTGCTGTTCGCGACGCTCGACCCGGCGATGCGGTCGATCCGACTGCCGTCGGGCAGCAAGGTGATCGTGTCCGACACGGTGGGGTTCATCTCGGACCTCCCGACCTCGCTGGTGGCGGCGTTCCGCGCGACGCTGGAGGAGGTGCAGTCGGCCGACATCATCCTGCATGTCCGCGACGTCGCACACCCCGACACGGAGGCCCAGAAGGCCGACGTGGAGGCGATCCTGAAGGACCTGGACATCGATCCGGAGACCGACCCGCGGGTGGTCGAGGTGCTGAACAAGATCGACCTTCTGGAACCGGCCGAGCGCGACGCCGTGCTGGTCCGGAACGGCGGGGCGGCGGCGGTTCCGGTCTCCGCCGTGACGGGCGAGGGCCTGGATCGGCTGTTCGAGGTGCTCGACGGGCACCGGACGGCGGGCCGCCAAGTGATCGACGTGGACGTGGACCTGGCCGACGGTGCCACGCTGTCCTGGCTCTATGCCCGGGGCGAGGTGCTGGACCGGCGCGACGACGAGGGGCAGGCCCATCTCCGCGTCGCGATGGAGCCCGCCCATCTGGCCCGGTTCGCCGGGATGGCCGGGCAGGCGGCCCGCGCCTGA
- a CDS encoding sigma-70 family RNA polymerase sigma factor, translating into MSVRTTVPDEPSAGRDAPTPPDQGRLLAAVARGDRAAFGALFHHFAPRVKAQLIRAGAKAEVADEIAQDVMLAVWRRAGEYDPGRASPAAWIFTIARNRRIDVMRRERRPEMDPNDPELRPAETEDAEAALSRMQMNARLRGAVGALPKEQEEALVATLFSDRSYGDYAQASGLPLGTVKSRLRLAFARLRSELKEAL; encoded by the coding sequence ATGAGTGTTCGAACGACCGTTCCGGATGAACCCTCCGCAGGAAGGGACGCCCCGACGCCACCGGACCAGGGCCGGCTGCTGGCCGCCGTCGCGCGCGGCGACCGGGCGGCCTTCGGCGCCCTGTTCCATCATTTCGCCCCGCGCGTGAAGGCGCAGCTGATCCGGGCCGGCGCCAAGGCCGAGGTGGCCGACGAGATCGCCCAGGACGTGATGCTGGCGGTCTGGCGCCGGGCGGGGGAGTACGATCCCGGGCGGGCCAGCCCGGCCGCCTGGATCTTCACGATCGCCCGGAACCGCCGGATCGACGTGATGCGGCGGGAGCGGCGACCGGAAATGGACCCGAACGATCCCGAGCTGCGCCCTGCGGAAACGGAGGACGCCGAGGCGGCCCTGAGTCGCATGCAGATGAACGCGAGGTTGCGGGGCGCCGTCGGCGCGCTCCCTAAAGAACAGGAAGAAGCCCTGGTCGCGACCCTTTTCAGCGATAGGTCCTATGGGGATTATGCCCAGGCGAGCGGCCTGCCGCTCGGAACGGTCAAATCCCGGCTGCGGCTCGCGTTCGCGCGGCTGCGGTCGGAGCTGAAGGAGGCGCTTTGA
- a CDS encoding ribonuclease J produces MVYAMNRRRRAPTARPRLAARRPHGPVPGTDEVLFLPLGGTSRIGMNMALYGHAGKWLIVDAGVAFMGDEAPGIEAVMVDPAFIEERIDDVVGLVVTHAHEDHIGAIHHLWPRLSCPIHATPFAAHVIRERLKENRIAREVQVRTYQIGEELVLGPFRVESIAMTHSVPEPVALAIRTAAGTVLHTGDWKFDPDPLVGRPADLDALKRLGDEGVLAMMCDSTNAMVEGSTGSEADARDGLMKAFAGRKGAIAVTCFASNVARMKAVAEAAAANGRRVVLAGRSLLKMEKAARACGYLDGVPEFLGLDEAAGLRRRKLVLMCTGSQGEERAALSRISRGEHRSLALHRGDTVIFSARAIPGNEESVDAIRTLLEARGVEVLYPADAKAAGATVHVSGHPARDDLARMYALVRPRFAVPVHGTLPHLEAHARLARTCGVERALVPEDGDIIRLGHVGTAVVGHIEPRRLAHDGQKLLPWAGTQPAEIEIEEEHAAQPALLAA; encoded by the coding sequence ATGGTATATGCAATGAACCGGCGCCGCCGCGCGCCGACGGCACGCCCGCGCTTGGCCGCGAGGCGTCCCCACGGCCCCGTGCCGGGCACCGACGAAGTGCTTTTCCTGCCGCTCGGCGGCACGTCGCGCATCGGAATGAACATGGCCCTGTACGGCCATGCCGGTAAGTGGCTGATCGTGGACGCCGGCGTCGCCTTCATGGGCGACGAGGCTCCGGGGATCGAGGCCGTCATGGTCGATCCCGCCTTCATCGAGGAGCGCATCGACGATGTGGTAGGACTGGTCGTCACCCACGCGCACGAGGACCATATCGGCGCGATCCATCATCTCTGGCCGCGCCTGAGCTGCCCGATCCATGCGACCCCCTTCGCCGCCCACGTGATCCGCGAGCGCCTGAAGGAGAACCGCATCGCCCGGGAGGTCCAGGTCCGGACATATCAGATCGGCGAGGAGCTGGTGCTCGGCCCGTTCCGGGTCGAGAGCATCGCGATGACCCACTCGGTGCCCGAGCCGGTCGCCCTGGCGATCCGCACGGCCGCCGGGACGGTGCTCCACACCGGCGACTGGAAGTTCGACCCCGACCCGCTGGTCGGCCGCCCGGCCGACCTGGACGCCCTGAAGCGGCTGGGCGACGAGGGCGTGCTGGCGATGATGTGCGACAGCACCAACGCCATGGTGGAGGGTTCCACCGGGTCAGAGGCGGATGCCCGCGACGGCCTGATGAAGGCCTTCGCCGGCCGCAAGGGCGCCATCGCGGTGACCTGCTTCGCCAGCAACGTGGCGCGCATGAAGGCGGTGGCCGAGGCGGCCGCGGCCAACGGCCGCCGGGTCGTGCTGGCCGGGCGCTCGCTGCTGAAGATGGAGAAGGCGGCCCGCGCCTGCGGCTATCTCGACGGGGTGCCCGAGTTCCTGGGCCTGGACGAGGCCGCCGGCCTGCGCCGGCGCAAGCTGGTGCTGATGTGCACCGGCAGCCAGGGCGAGGAGCGCGCGGCGCTGAGCCGGATCTCCCGCGGGGAGCATCGCTCGCTCGCCCTCCATCGGGGCGACACGGTGATCTTCTCCGCCCGGGCGATCCCCGGCAACGAGGAGTCCGTGGACGCGATCCGCACGTTGCTGGAGGCCCGGGGCGTCGAGGTGCTGTATCCGGCCGACGCCAAGGCGGCGGGGGCCACGGTCCATGTCTCGGGCCATCCGGCCCGCGACGACCTGGCCCGGATGTACGCCCTGGTCCGGCCGCGCTTCGCGGTCCCGGTCCACGGGACCCTGCCGCACCTGGAGGCCCATGCCCGGCTGGCCCGGACCTGCGGCGTCGAGCGCGCCCTGGTGCCGGAGGACGGCGACATCATCCGCCTGGGCCACGTGGGCACGGCGGTGGTCGGCCACATCGAGCCGCGGCGCCTGGCCCATGACGGACAGAAGCTGCTGCCCTGGGCGGGGACGCAGCCGGCAGAAATTGAAATCGAAGAAGAACATGCTGCGCAGCCGGCACTTCTGGCGGCGTAG
- a CDS encoding SDR family oxidoreductase, whose amino-acid sequence MVTDPKNDAPQPPQPKQQQDMPGSTAKMTPTPDHGEDSYKGSGRLNGRAAIITGADSGIGRAVAIAYAREGADVLISYYNEHEDARETARWVEQAGRKAIVVAGDIKEEAHCKELVQRAMKEFGKLDILVNNAAHQATFESIEDISAEEWDVTFRTNIYSQFYLCKAAIPNMKPGSAIVNTTSINAKNPTPTLLAYATTKGAIANFTAGLAGLVAEKGIRVNAVAPGPIWTPLIPSTMPAEKVESFGSDTPLGRAGQPAELAPAYVMLASTESSYITGAVIPVTGGRPML is encoded by the coding sequence ATGGTGACCGATCCGAAGAACGACGCCCCCCAGCCGCCGCAGCCGAAGCAGCAGCAGGACATGCCGGGCTCGACCGCCAAGATGACGCCGACGCCGGATCATGGCGAGGACAGCTACAAGGGCAGCGGAAGGCTGAACGGGCGCGCGGCCATCATCACCGGCGCCGATTCCGGCATCGGCCGGGCCGTCGCGATCGCCTATGCCCGCGAGGGCGCCGACGTCCTGATCTCCTACTACAACGAGCACGAGGACGCGCGGGAAACGGCGCGCTGGGTCGAGCAGGCCGGCCGCAAGGCGATTGTCGTGGCGGGCGACATCAAGGAGGAGGCCCACTGCAAGGAGCTGGTCCAGAGGGCCATGAAGGAATTCGGCAAGCTGGACATCCTGGTCAACAACGCCGCCCACCAGGCGACCTTCGAGAGCATCGAGGACATCAGCGCCGAGGAGTGGGACGTCACCTTCCGGACCAACATCTACAGCCAGTTCTACCTGTGCAAGGCGGCGATCCCGAACATGAAGCCGGGCAGCGCGATCGTGAACACGACCTCGATCAACGCCAAGAACCCGACGCCGACGCTGCTGGCCTATGCGACCACCAAGGGGGCGATCGCCAACTTCACCGCCGGCCTGGCCGGGCTGGTCGCGGAAAAGGGCATCCGGGTCAACGCGGTGGCGCCGGGACCGATCTGGACGCCGCTGATCCCGTCGACCATGCCGGCGGAAAAGGTCGAGAGCTTCGGCAGCGACACGCCGCTGGGCCGCGCCGGACAGCCGGCCGAGCTGGCGCCGGCCTACGTCATGCTGGCATCCACCGAGTCCAGCTACATCACCGGCGCGGTCATCCCGGTGACCGGCGGCAGGCCGATGCTCTGA
- a CDS encoding Uma2 family endonuclease translates to MTGHPAERRFSTIEEFIAWEERQPERFEFLDGRVWPHDADPAGMAGGTIRHNDIVFNIRTALAPIFRPCGCRVQSETVKLKTHTFSAYPDVLVTCAPVTPDASRVAEAILLVEVVSEGTEHKDRGPKQQNYLDTAFCLYYVLVSQDAQMVEVYSRAPAGWIYRSYRDPDDRIELLNADAKLAMADIYRDTDVPPYRTVVPMGR, encoded by the coding sequence ATGACGGGACATCCTGCGGAACGCCGCTTTTCCACCATCGAGGAGTTCATCGCCTGGGAGGAACGCCAGCCCGAGCGGTTCGAGTTCCTGGACGGACGGGTGTGGCCGCACGATGCCGATCCCGCCGGCATGGCGGGCGGAACGATCCGGCATAACGATATCGTCTTCAACATCCGCACCGCCCTGGCGCCGATTTTCCGCCCGTGCGGCTGCCGGGTGCAAAGCGAGACCGTGAAGCTGAAGACCCACACCTTCTCCGCCTATCCCGACGTCCTGGTGACCTGCGCCCCGGTGACGCCGGACGCCAGCCGCGTTGCCGAAGCGATCCTGCTGGTCGAGGTCGTCTCCGAAGGGACGGAGCACAAGGACCGCGGCCCCAAGCAGCAGAACTACCTCGACACCGCCTTCTGCCTATACTACGTCCTGGTTTCCCAGGATGCGCAGATGGTCGAGGTCTACTCGCGGGCACCTGCCGGATGGATCTACCGGTCCTACCGCGATCCGGACGACAGGATCGAACTGCTCAACGCGGATGCGAAACTCGCGATGGCGGATATCTACCGCGACACCGATGTGCCGCCCTATCGAACCGTCGTCCCCATGGGCCGGTGA
- a CDS encoding thiamine pyrophosphate-requiring protein, which produces MAQTVGDFFWQRLHDWGVRRVFGYPGDGINGLLGALNRFGEGIEFIQVRHEEMAAFMASAHAKFTGELGVCLATSGPGASHLITGLYDARLDHMPVLAVVGQQARTAVGSHYQQELDLQSMFKDVAGAFVQQAMAPAQVRHLIDRSIRTALGERRVTALILPNDLQEEPYEEPPRKHGAVFSGVGFSAPKVVPYDADLQRAADVLNEGQRVAILVGAGALNATDEVIAVADRLDAGAAKALLGKAALPDDLPWVTGSIGLLGTKPSWDLMMECDTLLMIGSGFPYSEFLPKEGQARGVQIDLKPDMLSIRYPMEVNLVGDSAETLRALLPLLKQKPDRGWRKGIEENVAGWWQTLEGRAMHSADPVNPQRVAWELSPRLPPRSIVTSDSGSCANWFARDIRMRRGMMCSLSGGLASMGAAVPYAIAAKFAHPDRPVIGLVGDGAMQMNNMAELITVAKYWKGWSNPQWIICVFNNEDLNQVTWEQRVQAGDPKFEASQRLPDVPYHRFAELIGLKGIFVDRAERVAAGWEEALAADRPVVLEFKTDPNVPPLPPHITFAQAKGLTSTLLTGDPEQGSVLVNTAKEVLSGVLPGHDKPKR; this is translated from the coding sequence ATGGCCCAGACGGTCGGCGACTTCTTCTGGCAGCGGCTGCACGACTGGGGCGTGCGGCGCGTGTTCGGCTATCCGGGCGACGGCATCAACGGGCTGCTCGGGGCCTTGAACCGGTTCGGCGAGGGGATCGAGTTCATCCAGGTCCGGCACGAGGAGATGGCGGCCTTCATGGCCTCCGCCCACGCCAAGTTCACCGGCGAGCTGGGCGTCTGCCTGGCGACCTCCGGCCCCGGCGCCTCGCACCTGATCACCGGGCTATACGACGCCCGGCTGGACCATATGCCGGTCCTCGCGGTGGTCGGCCAGCAGGCCCGCACCGCCGTGGGTTCGCACTACCAGCAGGAACTGGACCTCCAGAGCATGTTCAAGGACGTCGCCGGCGCCTTCGTGCAGCAGGCGATGGCGCCGGCCCAGGTCCGCCACCTGATCGACCGCTCGATCCGCACGGCGCTGGGCGAGCGGCGGGTCACCGCGCTGATCCTGCCCAACGACCTCCAGGAGGAACCCTACGAGGAACCGCCGCGCAAGCACGGCGCGGTGTTCTCCGGCGTCGGCTTCAGCGCGCCGAAGGTGGTGCCCTACGATGCGGACCTTCAGCGCGCCGCCGACGTGCTGAACGAGGGCCAGCGGGTGGCCATCCTGGTCGGCGCGGGCGCGCTGAACGCGACCGACGAGGTGATCGCCGTCGCCGACCGGCTCGACGCCGGCGCCGCCAAGGCGCTGCTCGGCAAGGCGGCGCTGCCCGACGACCTGCCGTGGGTGACAGGCTCGATCGGCCTGCTGGGGACCAAGCCGAGCTGGGACCTGATGATGGAGTGCGACACGCTCCTGATGATCGGCTCCGGCTTCCCCTATTCTGAGTTCCTGCCCAAGGAGGGCCAGGCACGCGGCGTCCAGATCGACCTGAAGCCCGACATGCTGAGCATCCGCTATCCCATGGAGGTCAACCTGGTCGGCGACAGCGCCGAGACGCTGCGGGCGCTGCTGCCCCTGCTGAAGCAGAAGCCGGACCGGGGCTGGCGCAAGGGGATCGAGGAGAACGTCGCCGGCTGGTGGCAGACCCTGGAAGGCCGCGCCATGCACTCCGCCGATCCGGTGAACCCCCAGCGGGTCGCGTGGGAGCTGTCGCCCAGGCTGCCCCCCAGGTCCATCGTCACCAGCGATTCCGGCTCCTGCGCCAACTGGTTCGCCCGCGACATCCGGATGCGGCGCGGCATGATGTGTTCGCTGTCCGGCGGCCTCGCCTCCATGGGAGCCGCGGTGCCCTATGCCATCGCCGCCAAGTTCGCCCATCCCGACCGGCCGGTGATCGGGCTGGTCGGGGACGGGGCCATGCAGATGAACAACATGGCCGAGCTGATCACCGTCGCCAAATACTGGAAGGGCTGGTCCAACCCCCAGTGGATCATCTGCGTCTTCAACAACGAGGACCTGAACCAGGTGACCTGGGAGCAGCGGGTCCAGGCGGGCGACCCGAAGTTCGAGGCGTCGCAGCGGCTGCCCGACGTGCCCTACCACCGCTTCGCCGAGCTGATCGGCCTGAAAGGCATCTTCGTCGACCGGGCCGAGAGGGTCGCGGCCGGCTGGGAGGAGGCGCTGGCCGCCGACCGCCCCGTGGTGCTGGAGTTCAAGACCGACCCGAACGTGCCGCCGCTGCCGCCGCACATCACCTTCGCCCAGGCCAAGGGCCTGACCTCGACCCTGCTGACCGGCGATCCGGAACAGGGCAGCGTCCTGGTCAATACCGCCAAGGAAGTCCTGAGCGGGGTGCTCCCCGGCCACGACAAGCCGAAGCGGTGA
- a CDS encoding ChrR family anti-sigma-E factor codes for MSTLTHHPPEDLLVCYAAGSLGEAQALAVATHLAYCPACRRENERLDEIGGLLLWDLPPEPLPEDALASLLARLDGEGAEEPAARPASAAGARDCGVLGDMRVPEPLRTYLRERAGGAGWTVLAEGVQSLRLDVGRPPEVAEILRMAPGSALPAHRHSDQELILVLQGSFSEAAGPFGDAGGRYAGGDLGEFEGGSIHTVVAGEDGCVCYRVLAGPVERLVEPP; via the coding sequence TTGAGCACGCTGACGCATCATCCCCCGGAAGATCTGCTGGTGTGCTACGCCGCGGGCAGCCTGGGCGAGGCCCAGGCGCTGGCGGTCGCCACGCACCTGGCCTATTGCCCGGCATGCCGGCGGGAGAACGAGCGTCTGGACGAGATCGGCGGATTGCTGCTCTGGGATCTGCCGCCCGAGCCGCTTCCCGAGGATGCGCTGGCGTCGCTGCTGGCGCGCCTCGACGGCGAGGGCGCGGAAGAGCCGGCGGCCCGGCCGGCGTCGGCTGCCGGCGCGCGGGACTGCGGCGTCCTCGGCGACATGCGGGTGCCCGAGCCGCTGCGCACATATCTGCGGGAGCGGGCGGGCGGCGCCGGCTGGACCGTGCTGGCCGAGGGGGTGCAGTCGCTTCGCCTGGATGTCGGCAGGCCGCCGGAGGTGGCCGAGATCCTGAGGATGGCGCCGGGCTCGGCCCTGCCGGCCCACCGCCATTCCGACCAGGAACTGATCCTGGTGCTCCAGGGCAGTTTCTCGGAAGCGGCCGGCCCTTTCGGCGACGCGGGCGGACGTTACGCCGGGGGCGACCTGGGCGAGTTCGAGGGCGGATCGATCCACACCGTGGTGGCCGGGGAAGACGGGTGCGTCTGCTACCGCGTGCTGGCCGGGCCGGTGGAAAGGCTGGTCGAGCCGCCGTGA